A section of the Chloroflexota bacterium genome encodes:
- a CDS encoding extracellular solute-binding protein — translation MRHSDITSTNRPQHRMAVLFLWVALTLAIGCRALLPSEGPMTPTIKPTPSPSPILTPSPTPMRSPRDQGVTLTVWLPDFTSPVAPGLAGEIVTAQLNAFAVQHPTVDLEYLVKKPYGVGGIQDFLLTAQAVVPEALPDLVAVDWREIFPLAQKGLLQPLDNLISADLLDDLYPFALEAGKIGEYLVALPYECDLTFLAYNATQMPRPPQTWTNVISHAATYLFPAGPGDGAVTEALLIQYFAITDTLTSANGALTPDPSTLTEVFQYYHNLVALGIAPASVLEMVSADDCWPVYEAGKAALTHVRASRIAADRDVPQNTEYAPIPTRAGNTATVAWGWGWAIVTQDPERQKIAAAFIEHMMHPENLSRWCAAAYYLPTRRSSLLQTVADTDYAVFLQRLLEVAYPAPIHPEYPTLSHALQIVLHDVLTGKAAPEEATAMVLKALER, via the coding sequence ATGCGTCATTCGGATATCACATCGACCAACAGGCCACAACATCGCATGGCCGTGCTATTCTTGTGGGTGGCTCTCACGCTCGCCATCGGCTGCCGCGCGCTACTCCCCTCAGAGGGGCCTATGACCCCTACCATCAAGCCAACCCCGTCACCATCGCCGATTCTAACGCCCTCGCCCACTCCAATGCGATCACCACGGGACCAGGGAGTCACTCTGACTGTTTGGTTGCCTGATTTCACATCACCGGTCGCACCAGGGCTTGCGGGAGAGATTGTAACCGCCCAACTGAATGCTTTTGCCGTTCAACACCCAACAGTGGATCTCGAGTATCTCGTGAAGAAGCCCTATGGCGTGGGCGGCATTCAGGATTTCCTGCTCACTGCACAAGCCGTCGTGCCTGAAGCCTTGCCAGACTTGGTGGCTGTGGATTGGCGAGAGATCTTTCCATTAGCACAGAAGGGTCTATTGCAGCCCCTGGATAACTTGATTTCCGCGGACCTACTGGACGACCTCTATCCGTTCGCACTCGAGGCCGGGAAAATAGGTGAGTACCTGGTGGCTTTGCCCTACGAATGTGATCTCACCTTCCTGGCCTACAACGCAACTCAAATGCCACGGCCCCCGCAGACCTGGACCAACGTGATTAGCCATGCGGCAACTTACCTGTTTCCTGCTGGCCCAGGTGATGGGGCAGTAACCGAGGCGCTATTGATCCAATATTTCGCCATCACAGACACGCTGACGAGCGCAAATGGCGCTCTGACTCCAGACCCTAGCACATTGACGGAGGTTTTTCAATATTACCATAACCTCGTCGCCCTGGGAATCGCGCCTGCCTCTGTTCTCGAGATGGTATCAGCCGATGACTGCTGGCCGGTCTACGAGGCTGGGAAAGCAGCACTAACCCATGTGCGGGCGTCGCGCATCGCTGCTGATCGGGATGTGCCCCAGAACACGGAGTACGCGCCAATACCCACTCGCGCCGGCAATACAGCGACGGTTGCTTGGGGGTGGGGGTGGGCGATCGTGACGCAGGATCCAGAGCGACAGAAAATTGCAGCGGCGTTCATCGAGCACATGATGCACCCGGAGAATTTGTCGCGCTGGTGTGCAGCAGCATACTACCTCCCCACGCGGCGCTCGTCACTACTACAGACCGTGGCGGATACTGACTACGCAGTTTTTCTTCAGAGGTTGCTGGAAGTTGCCTATCCGGCACCCATACATCCAGAGTATCCAACCCTTTCGCACGCATTACAAATAGTTCTACACGACGTCCTGACGGGTAAAGCCGCGCCCGAGGAGGCGACAGCGATGGTGTTGAAGGCGTTGGAAAGGTGA
- a CDS encoding metal-sensitive transcriptional regulator, with amino-acid sequence MKDETKQEALRRLKSIEGHIRGIERMVEEDAYCVDIIKQGLAVQAAMGKVNALILESHLGTCVTTAIRSDDTAERERVIRELLDVFETSRRL; translated from the coding sequence ATGAAAGACGAAACGAAACAAGAGGCGCTGCGCCGACTCAAGAGCATCGAGGGCCACATCCGCGGTATAGAGCGTATGGTCGAAGAGGATGCCTATTGCGTGGACATTATCAAACAGGGGCTGGCTGTACAGGCAGCAATGGGCAAAGTCAACGCCCTGATCCTAGAAAGCCACCTCGGCACCTGCGTTACGACAGCCATCCGCAGTGATGACACGGCCGAACGCGAGCGGGTGATCAGAGAGTTGCTTGACGTGTTCGAGACCTCACGTAGACTCTGA
- a CDS encoding heavy-metal-associated domain-containing protein, with translation MTKRFHVPNISCNHCVMTITRELDRVPGVKVVQGDVATKTIVVEYESDAALAAAKRKLEEIGYPATE, from the coding sequence ATGACTAAGAGGTTCCACGTTCCCAACATTTCTTGCAACCATTGTGTAATGACGATCACCCGGGAACTGGACAGGGTACCGGGTGTGAAGGTAGTGCAGGGCGACGTAGCAACCAAAACCATCGTTGTCGAGTACGAATCTGACGCGGCTCTGGCCGCTGCGAAACGAAAGTTGGAAGAAATTGGCTATCCGGCGACGGAATAA
- the rsmD gene encoding 16S rRNA (guanine(966)-N(2))-methyltransferase RsmD codes for MRIIGGTAKGTRLYSVPGLTTRPITDRVKEALFNILGVAVQGARFLDLFAGTGSVGIEALSRGAALAVFVERDKRAIKTIQRNLRATHLEQKGRLIRRDVFDYLSDPCDEPFDFIYIAPPQYRGLWTQTLMALDNRDWLAPTGWAIVQIYPKEYEALNLHALVLSDQRRYGSTLLCFYTLST; via the coding sequence ATGCGCATCATCGGTGGAACAGCGAAAGGTACACGCCTGTATTCTGTGCCCGGTCTCACTACACGACCCATCACCGACCGGGTGAAAGAGGCCCTCTTCAATATCCTGGGGGTGGCAGTGCAAGGAGCACGTTTCCTGGACCTGTTTGCAGGGACAGGGAGCGTCGGCATCGAAGCACTAAGCCGGGGGGCAGCCCTGGCAGTCTTTGTGGAGCGCGACAAACGGGCTATCAAAACCATCCAACGCAACCTGAGAGCCACCCACCTCGAACAGAAAGGACGTCTCATACGCCGCGATGTGTTCGATTACCTATCTGACCCCTGTGATGAGCCTTTTGATTTTATCTACATCGCCCCGCCTCAATACCGTGGTTTGTGGACCCAAACACTCATGGCGCTAGATAATAGAGATTGGCTGGCTCCCACCGGCTGGGCGATTGTGCAAATCTACCCCAAAGAATACGAGGCTTTGAATCTGCATGCGCTAGTCCTGAGTGACCAACGCCGATACGGCAGCACACTCCTGTGCTTTTACACCTTGTCAACCTGA
- a CDS encoding N-acetylmuramoyl-L-alanine amidase, whose amino-acid sequence MSPQSPKGTLRRHTLAQVLGLLRLSVLGLALLIVGLLALSRSGVVKTATNSSTQNPLLTASSTPRPVASGPTPRPSPMAIPTHSGPRIGIVAGHWQYDSGAVCPDGLREVDINLAVARRVVAILQAHGYDVDLLAEFDEAIQGYRADAFVAIHSDSCEWWGVSGFKVARVSNSAVPEAEDRLVECLWRKYERATGLARHENSITPDMQWYHAFRKIDPETPGAIIELGFMSEDRDMLLNHQDALAQGVAQGILCFLGGGT is encoded by the coding sequence ATGTCGCCACAAAGCCCGAAAGGTACATTGCGCCGCCACACCTTGGCGCAAGTGCTCGGGCTTCTGCGCCTGAGCGTACTGGGTCTTGCGTTGCTCATTGTGGGACTGCTCGCCCTCTCTCGGAGCGGCGTGGTTAAGACAGCAACTAACAGCAGTACCCAGAACCCTCTTCTCACCGCATCCAGTACACCCCGACCGGTTGCCTCGGGTCCGACACCACGACCCTCCCCGATGGCTATCCCCACCCACAGTGGGCCGCGCATTGGCATCGTTGCTGGACACTGGCAGTATGACTCTGGGGCTGTATGCCCGGACGGATTGCGGGAGGTGGATATCAATTTGGCTGTAGCCCGCCGCGTGGTCGCCATCCTCCAAGCCCACGGTTACGACGTGGATCTGCTGGCTGAGTTCGATGAGGCTATTCAAGGTTATAGGGCCGATGCCTTTGTTGCCATCCATAGTGATTCGTGCGAGTGGTGGGGCGTATCAGGTTTTAAAGTAGCCCGTGTATCCAATAGCGCTGTTCCCGAAGCCGAAGATCGTCTGGTAGAGTGCCTGTGGCGCAAGTATGAGCGAGCCACTGGGCTGGCCCGGCATGAGAACAGCATCACTCCTGATATGCAGTGGTATCATGCCTTCCGCAAGATTGACCCTGAGACGCCGGGAGCGATCATCGAACTGGGATTTATGAGCGAGGACCGGGACATGCTCCTCAACCATCAGGATGCATTGGCTCAGGGAGTGGCTCAGGGCATTCTCTGTTTCCTGGGTGGTGGGACGTAA